A portion of the Suricata suricatta isolate VVHF042 chromosome 11, meerkat_22Aug2017_6uvM2_HiC, whole genome shotgun sequence genome contains these proteins:
- the CD5 gene encoding T-cell surface glycoprotein CD5, with translation MGSQQPPLAALSLLGVLVASCLGRSSLEKSDPPVRLTGSSSHCQGQLEALRSDGMWHTVSSWSWRLSPNRLGDPKQASRLCQRLSCSEPLALAHFPDFNSPKNQITCYGYVGSFSNCSFSVANQRDPLGLICLEPPRTTPPPTTTPPTTTPEPTAPPRLRLVAGPRGLRCAGIVEFYWGSQGGAISYEAHDRSRNLEDRICEALQCGSFLKHLPKEETARVRDPWESRPLPIRWEIHNASCAPLEQCFRKVQPREDSQALAIVCSDFQPKVQSRLVGRSGLCEGSVEVRQGKQWGVLCHSSQNKGMARWEEVCREQQCGSVTYYRVLDATETSRGLFCSQEKLSQCHQLQEKKTFCKKVFVACHDPNPAGLGAGTVMSIILALVLLAVLLVVCGPHAYRKLVKKFRQKKQRQWIGPTGMNQNMSFHRNHTATVRSQVENPTVSHVENEYSQPPRNSHVSACSALEGAFRRVSTQPDNSSDSDYDLHGAQRL, from the exons ATGGGGTCTCAGCAACCGCCGCTGGCTGCCCTGTCCctgctgggggtgctgg TCGCTTCCTGCCTAGGACGGTCCAGCTTGGAGAAGTCAG ATCCCCCGGTGAGACTGACAGGCTCCAGCTCGCACTGCCAGGGCCAGCTGGAGGCCTTAAGGAGCGACGGAATGTGGCACACGGTGTCTAGCTGGAGCTGGAGGCTGAGCCCGAACCGCCTCGGGGACCCCAAGCAGGCCTCCCGTCTCTGCCAGCGGCTGTCCTGCAGCGAGCCCTTGGCCTTGGCCCACTTCCCTGACTTCAACAGTCCCAAGAACCAGATCACCTGCTACGGATACGTGGGATCTTTCTCCAACTGCAGCTTCAGCGTGGCAAACCAGAGAGACCCTCTGGGCCTCATCTGCCTGG AGCCGCCCAGGACGACACCTCCTCCCACAACCACCCCACCCACAACCACACCGGAGCCCACAG CCCCTCCCAGGCTGCGGCTGGTGGCAGGGCCCAGGGGCCTGCGGTGTGCTGGCATCGTGGAGTTCTACTGGGGCAGCCAGGGCGGGGCCATCAGCTACGAGGCACACGACAGGTCCCGGAACCTGGAGGACCGTATCTGTGAGGCCCTCCAGTGCGGCTCCTTCCTGAAGCATCTGCCAAAGGAGGAGACAGCCAGGGTCCGAGACCCTTGGGAGAGCAGGCCCTTGCCCATCCGATGGGAGATCCACAACGCCAGCTGTGCCCCCCTGGAGCAGTGCTTCAGAAAAGTCCAGCCCCGCGAGGACAGCCAAGCTCTGGCCATCGTCTGTTCCG ATTTCCAGCCCAAGGTGCAGAGCCGCCTGGTGGGGCGCAGCGGCCTGTGTGAGGGGTCCGTGGAGGTGCGCCAGGGCAAGCAGTGGGGCGTCCTGTGCCACAGCTCCCAGAACAAGGGCATGGCCCGGTGGGAGGAGGTGTGCCGGGAGCAGCAGTGCGGCAGCGTCACCTACTACCGGGTGCTGGACGCCACGGAGACCTCCCGAGGGCTCTTCTGTTCCCAGGAGAAGCTGTCCCAATGCCATCAGCTTCAGGagaaaaaaaccttctgcaaGAAGGTGTTTGTCGCAT gccATGACCCAAACCCAGCAGGCCTGGGCGCGGGCACCGTGATGAGCATCATCCTGGCCCTTGTGCTCCTGGCTGTGCTTCTGGTCGTGTGCGGCCCTCATGCCTACCGAAAACTGGTGAAGAAAT TCCGCCAGAAGAAGCAGCGCCAGTGGATTGGCCCGACAGGAATGAACCAGAACA TGTCTTTCCATCGCAACCACACGGCCACCGTCCGGTCCCAGGTTGAGAACCCCACAGTCTCACACGTGGAGAACGAATACAGTCAGCCTCCTAGGAACTCCCACGTCTCTGCCTGCTCAG